In Zymoseptoria tritici IPO323 chromosome 7, whole genome shotgun sequence, the genomic window TTTTCGAACCATCTCCAACGGACTGCAGTCCCGTACGTATTGAGGGTTCTGTTGGAGGAAGCAAGACTACGTTTGTGACAAACCGACTGTCCATGTGATAAACATGCCGTTCGAAAGTCGCCGCAATAGAGGACAGGATGCGAGAGCTCGACGTGTATTTGACTCTCGGTGAAGTCGATATTCTCAACATGCTGGAGAGCGCGAGCGAACAGTCGAGTATTGCCGACGAGCGAAGGGAAACGAGATCACGAAGATGGCTCGACAAATCTACTTGGACTTGGAGATATGGAACTGGTACACACAAGAATCATATAATATCCTCCTTCGTTCCGCCCTCCTCCGTTGCAAGTGAAACACACAAGACGCAATTGAAGGTTGTCTGGGACTCCACCAACCCTTGCGGACCGACCGTCGTTTGTCCGCCAGTTCAAAGATCGCAAAAACTGGACTTCCGAGCCTTCCGGATTGATGCTGGTTGAAGTTCAGTTCAAGAACTCGAACGTGGACTCCAAAAGGTAACAAGATTGTGATGGCGATCGTCGAACAGTTCAAGCCCTCTTACAGTTTGAAGTCCGCGTCGCAGCCAGCATTACCATTGCCAACCGCGTCGTCGCATTGAGCAACACCGCGAGCTCTGTAGTCAATGCCCGGATGTCCCTAGAAAGGAAACCCGAATCAGCAATCATGCCCGTCCATGGTGGCACCGCGGTGCGAACTTACACCGTAGCACGCATCGTCGAAATTCCAGCCTGGGTAGGTGCATTGCAAAAGGTTCCAGGGGTCACGGTTCTGGACAACATTACCAGGTCAGTGAGTTGGCCGCGCGTGGTGTTGATCAGGTCTCGGCTTTCCCTCAAATACTTGCGATGATCCAGCAGTATTCGCCAATGCATTCCTTGTCATTTTTGGATTGACGCCAGGACAATGTGTGTTGCGTGTTCTTCAGGCGGCGATCTACAATCACTGGTGGCTGTGCCTATTAGTTGAAGGACAGGATGTCGTCTGGATAGTTAAGGTAGTTCTCTGTAGGAAGCATGACTTTTGTCAGATGACGAAGGGTCGATCCGAGCGTTGTGAAAGCAGCGTCTCCCTCTTTACAATACGCGCGCCTGACACTCGCGCTATTCATTAGCATAAGATCCACCTATGGTTCTGCATACCCACACCAAGTCTTCCACTTCagttcttctcctccttctcctccctcctctcccacttTACTACTGCCGGCGACAGCGGCCGGCTGAACAAACTGCTGTAATCCGTACCCACCACGTTGTCGCTGCCATCCACATTGTAAAACTTGAAATCGCGAACCATCGTCGCTGTAATGGTCTGCAATTGCACGTACGCGAATTGCTCGCCGATACATCTGTGTCGTCCCGCACCAAAGGGTAAGTATGGCGACGCCGCGCCCTTGCTTACCAGGCCGTAGCCATAgtcttctttctcctcggCGATGCTTCCTAGGGCAGTCGTCGGGGACAGGTGCTTGTATTTCTCGGACGGGCTCTCGTCCCATCGATGCGGCTCCCAATGGAGGCAGTCGGGAAAGTGCTCGTCCATGCGGCTCGTTGTGCCCGGAGCGGCCAGAAGAGTGTGGGTGGTTGGAATGACGTATGCCGTACCTTCGATGGGCATGGGAGACTTGACCTTGCGCAGAATGGAGTGGATTGGAGCGTGAATACGAAGGGTTTCTTTGACGACTTGATTGAGGAGGGTGAGTTTCGAGAGGTTGGCGTATGTGAGCTCCTTGATACTGCCGTCGGCGTTCACACCGAGCATATCCTTTTGTTCTTGGAGGAGTTCGTCTTGGATGTCGGGGCGGGATGCGAGGCGGAGAGTGATCCAGGACTCGGTCGCAGATGAAGAGTGCTGGCCGGCCATGAGCAGCGCAATCATCATATGAGCAATCTCCTTGTCGGGAATGGCATTGCCGTCCTTGTATTTGCACCTAGAAGTCGAGGGTCAGCATCGTCTCCAGGGAGGAACTTGGGCCGCATGGCCGTGGGACACGCGTGGCAACACTGTATCTGCACGCCTTCTGCTTGTGACTTTACTAACTGCATCAAGTTGTGGATCACTGATGGTACAAGACGTTAGCAAATGCTCGGCGATGTCATGGCCACTAACAGGCCAACTGCAAGACTCCGAGAGCTGGACGCCTCCTGTGCCTGACTTCACTTACTGTCTTCCTCATGTTCGCCCGTTTTGGACTCTCGTCTCTTCTGAATGATCGACATGTATGTCTCGGACATCTTCTTCTGCGCATAATCGCGGCGTCGGTTCTGGGGAAGGGGCGCCCACGGAAGCATAAAGTTGATCGGTGTGAATCCCATATCGAGGTAGTGGTAGAGGTCCGCGAAAGACGAGTCGAAGCCCTCGCGGACTTCCTTTCCTTGCAATGATCGGCTGGCAGTATAGATCGTAAGTTCGGCGAGGGCTGGTGGGAGATCGATCGTGCCGCTGGTCGATGCGAACTTCTTATGAGGGTTGTTGCGGTCGAAGAACTGGCGGGTCTCGGCGGCGATCAAGGTCACGTAGGACTGGAGGGCAGAGGTTGTGAGGCCGTACTTGACGAACTAAGTGACAAGTCAATATAGCTGCACTTTTGCCCGTATGTTCTCAATTCTCCGTAccttcttctgctccatGAGCTTCGAATTGGGACAATCATAAACCACATCCTTGCCAAAGACAGGAGTGGTCAGCGGGCTGTATATCTCCTCCGCGTTGACGTCCTTCAGTTTTCCATTCAAAATAAAATCATTGCCCTTGGTGCCCAAGCACACCGTCGTCTTCTTTCCCAGCAGGATGAATGTAAAGACATCTCCATACTTTTCCCgacaggagaagaagaacttGTATGGGTCGATGCCGTAGGTGATGGTGCTTCCGATGAAGGGCACCCAGTGGAATACGAGTGGCGGATCGGACAACTTGCCACGGAAGAGAAGTTGTGAGAGGACattgaggaggatggcgagcGTGCTGAAGGCGAGGAATCCAAGTCCGACAAGTTTCCAGAGGCTGGTCTGGCCGAATTGCGCGTCGAACTGCGCGAGGACTTCCTGGAGGAGACCCATTGTGATGTCAATGTTCCGGGAGAAATTGGCACAGAGGATGTTGTCGAGGGGGAGAGATGTTGAGGTCGCGTTGTGAAAGTCGACCCTTCTTCCCCAGACCAAATTATCGTTCGATAAATCAATCGCCCCGTGCCAAACGGGCTTAGTTCTGCCTGCAGGTCCCGGCGGGCCCCCGCTCCGCTCTCCACACACGCTGTTTCTTTCATTCCTCACCACTCACATCGCAGAAATTGTCATCCTTCTGCGAGACCACGCTCATGGCGCGTGGCAGCAGCGTGAGTGGCCTCAATCAGGACAGAACAATAATGTAGTCAAGCCCTCGCCACGCGATACGTTGCAAAGACGACGGCCACGATCTCATCACGAGGTTCATTGCCGAACCGTAAGCCGGGTGGATAAGTACTCCTCCATTTCTCTATACAACAGCTCTTTGCCTCTTCCATCACACACACTTAAGGAAAGGCCTTTTTTACTGACCCAACAGcgaccatcaccatcatgcGCATTCCGTACGCCCCAACCACGCCGGCGGATCCAACGCCGGAGAACAAGGCAATATATGAACGAATCGAAGCCCGGCGCAAGCCTCGTCCGCTCATACCGCTCGATCTCGCTCTCCTGCATAATCCTGCCATCGCCGACGGCTACAATACTTTGATGGGCGCCATTCGGACCAACTCGTCCTTTCcgctcgtcctcgccgagcTCGCGATCTGCTACATCGCGGTCCTCAATACTGCCGTCTACGAATGGACGGCACACGCTCCAATCGCTTTGAAAGCGGGTGCCTCCAGGCAACAGTTGGAGGCAGTGTTGAATGACGATGTTATAAGCGAGGTGTTcagcgaagaggagaaggatgtgTTGGCTTACACGTATCAATCGACGAAGAACATCAAGGTGGAGGATGATTTGTTTGAGAGGTTGAAGGGCAGATACACGGATCAGCAGGTCATGGAGTTGAGCATCACAGTTGCGGGATACAATATGGTCAGCAGGTTCCTTGTCTCGTTGGACGTTACGGAGAGTAACGgaaaggagatgaagatgcCGGAGGAGAAGTAACGAGCAGATCGGAAATCTATGAGCGAATGTGGGAATGCTTTGGCGGTATTGTCATAAGTGCTGGGATTCACTGCGGAGCACTGCTCATACATGACTGGTCATTGTCCATGAATACCTTAAAGTACATCCAGTCGGATATACCTCTCCCATCCGGAATCCTGAATGCTTAAACAACATCGATCTACATTCCTCTGCAATGCCACCCACCGGACTCGCAGACACGAACGAGTACCCCGAACATGTATGATCTGGCTCAGCGAAGTATCGTCGCCGGAGCAGTTTCAAGCATGTCTACCTTATTTCTAATCAATTTCTCCCCTCCACTTTTGATTCCATCAGCCGTGAATTTCAAGCGAATGGAATCGCTGACTGCGTACACTGACTAGCGTCCGCTCAACCCGAACCAATCGCGTACCTTGTTTGAAGTCCTCCACCACGCGAAGGCAGGCTCCACGAGAGTACGCAACATAGATCAGTGGCGTTATCCGACTTCTGGTTGTTTAGACGCAATCTCTCAGGAACAACACCAACAAATGCAGGTCTAATCTCTCCTCAATCCCCGACATCTTCACGACTCTTCCCATCGCCACGTCGCCTCCGACGCTGTCCCGaatcatcgacatcatgaGATAGACGAACTCCTCATCTGTTCAACAAACACTCACCCATCACCGTCAAGATGAGCGCTCCTGCACAGACGCCTGAGCAGCGTGAGCTGGCTCTGATAGGCAAAGTGGAGATGCGCATAGCACTGGCCGATACCGACGCAAAATTGGAATCTCTTCTCAAAACATATCTGGCACCGGTCCTCCTCAAACTCGCCTCCGAGCACAACAGCGTACGACAGAAGGTCATCGCCATCTGCCAACATGTCAACACGCGCATCCAGCCGCAATCGATTCAGCTCCCAGTCGCGGCGCTGGTCAAGCAATTCAAGGAGCAGAAGAACACGATGATCCGCCACTTCGATCTACTTTACATCCAGCAAGGTGTCGTGCGATTGTCAAAAGCAGACAAGGCGGAGCTGTTGCCGGTGGTGGTCAGTGGAATCGCGCAGAGTGGAACCCAGATGGGCCAGATCTTCTACCTGTTTCTACGACTACTGGAATCGtttccacttccaccacgAGGAAGCAAGGAGGATCTAGACATGAGAACGAAGATGGATCTGTCTGAGGAGGATGCGACATTTCTGTCAATGCAGCTCGGGAAGTTCATGCTATTTGCTCCACAAAAAGGCGCGAGCAAAGTCTGTCCTGGCCTGACTCCTGATGAGTACTCATTCTTCGGTATGGATGGCAAGGAAGGCGCATGGAATCCTGCAGCAGGCGGGCTGAATCTTCTTCAAACAAAGATTCTCGCTGCAAAGTTGTTAGCCAGCGGGCTGTTTACCGACAGCGAGCGGTTCTTAGCAGCGTTGTTCGCCTCTGCAGAtccatcgtcttcgatcAGCGACGTTGGTGATGACATGCTCAAGCGTGCAATGCCAGTGACTGACCTCGAAGATGAGACTTTGATACAGCGATTGTTTCAGCTGTATTTCGGAGGCTCGTCTGGCACGAATGATGCACCTCGAGTGAAAGCTCCTTTGCGATTGAAGATTCTGGGCCTGCTGAACAAGTCCACCAGGAGCACGACTTTCGCAAACAACATCACCAAACTTGTCGCCGATGGAGTGTCCACTTCTGGGCAAGACGGGGAGGATGTGCTGATGTCAAATGGACCACAACAGTAAGTCTTGTCGACTATGCCACATTCAAGCGTCAAAGCTGAGCGTTCATAGCGTCTCCATTCATGCCCTTTGATAGCTGACAATATTGGTAGAAGCACATCAATCGGTAGAGAGGCCAGCAAACTACGAGCGGCCATCTTCTCATACATCAATTTTGTCGCTCGATTTGGCGACAAGCAATCCCTTCACGCCATCGCTCCCCAGGTCGTTGTCAGACTACGAGACTTCATCGAGAATCAGGGATGGCCGAAACCTGGACTCAACGAGGATCTGATATCTCGTGCTTATGCATACGAAGTCATCGGCCTGCTATCGAAAGCCGGGCCACGCAGTGTacttgttgaagaagaacatgCATCTCTGGACTTGCTTCGATGGCTCTTCGACTCTCTCGCTCAAGACGCATCCGGGAACTCGATCACTGTCAGCATCGAAGAGTCGCTCTCAACAGTGCTGGGGGCCATGAGTCGTTTCGAGTTCGCAAAATCCGAGCAAGACGTTCTTGAAAACCTCCTCATAGACCAGATGGCACAGTCCGCAGATCTGGAAGGCTCGAAACgtcttagaagtactcgcTACGTCGCAGTCCGTTTTGCGAATAGATGTCTACCATACTCCTCCGTCAAAGCTCGTTGGGTCGACGTGCTCGCCATGGGTGCCACGAGCGACCGACCCGAAGtacgagaagaaggcgagcgCGGACTAAGTCCGTACTGGTATCGAATGTTGAATGGCTCGAACATTGGCGCGGAAACACCCAATGTGTCCTTCCCATCCTTCGAGGCCGTCGTGGAGCAGTTCTTCATTGTTCAGACCCAGATTACCAGCTCTAAGGCGGAAGTACTGGTGCAGAAAGCTCGCGAACTCAACAAGTCATCTTTCCAATTCATGACGAGTTTTGCTCGGCGTATGCTTGTTACGAAGGCATTGGAGCAGGCAAAAGTGCCCGTCAATCTAGACTCGGAATGGGAGCGCAGATTGGACGCCATGGTCGAATCCGATGCGCCCGCGAGAGATGCAATGAAGGCTCATCTGAGCTCAGCCATGAGCTCCTCGCCGGAGTTGCTGGACATCTTGGTCGGCGCTTTATTTGCTTGTGTCACGTCCGAGAGTGCAGTCTCGGAAGATAATCTGGTCGAGTTCCTCGCTCTCAGCCCTGAGGCTCTGATCAAACATCACGTCGATCGAGCAATGAGCATGCTACCTACACTCAAGTCGAACAACCACACGAAGAGAATGACTGCGGCGCAAGTGATTGGCATCCTTGGGTCTCATCCAGGCTGTAATGCTGCGCCAGTTATATCTGTGCTTACGGATGTCCTACAAGACTGGCAGAAAGCAGTGGGTGCACATCTCAGCCATGTCCACGGCGCTATCGTGGCTCTCGGATTCTACTTCAGTCGAGTGGCCTGCCGAACACAGAGCGTTCCTCAAAATTCGAACTACTCCGCGGTACTGGACATTCTGTTCAAGATGTTTGCGGAGACTCGGGATTCTACGCTGCACGAGGCGAGTCACATTGCCATCGGACAAATGTGCATGTTCTCGTGCCTCACACCTGAGAGCATCGGACAGTATTCGGCTTTGGAGAAGGTGTCGGACAAGCTGTATGAGCGGGCCAAGGAGGGCAACGAAAGTGCAATTACCTGCCTGGGACAGCTATCGATGGTCGTACCTGAAGGCGATGACAACCTCAAGCATATCGAAGATCATCTGCACAAACTGCACGAGATTCGCCAGTCAGAAATACACTTCACTGTGGGAGAGGCTTTCAGCTACCTTGCAGCTGGCTGGCAGTCGACAGCTCTCTCAACTAAACTGGACATCGGCGTACCTGCGGACATATCGATGGGTCACCCTCGAACGCAGACTTTGTCAAAGCTTGTGGATCGAGTTCTCAAAGACTGCGCAACCACCAAGCCTGCGCTAAAGAAAGCTGCCGTCATGTGGCTGCTCTGTTTGGTGCAGTATTGCGGAGAAAAGATTCAGGACCGTCTCGCAGAATGCCAGAACGCATTCCGACGTTGTCTTTCAGACAGAGATGAGCTAGTGCAAGAGTCTTCATCACGCGGATTGGGTCTGGTCTACGAGAAGGGAGATCGAAGTCTGAAAGATGACTTGGTTCGCGATCTTGTAtcatccttctcgtccgaCAAAGCTCAGTTGTCAGGTAATGTATCCGCTGACACCCAGCTGTTCGAGCCTGGTGCGCTACCTACCGGCGATGGCTCCGTGTCGACATACAAGGACATCATGAGCCTGGCCTCCGAAGTCGGCGACTCGAGTCTAGTGTACAAGTTCATGTCCATGGCCTCATCCAACGCGATCTGGTCCAGTCGTGCGGCCTTTGGTCGATTCGGTCTGAGCAGAGTTCTCTCCGACTCCAGCGTGGACGGCTATCTGGCTAACAACCCAAAGCTCTATCCCAAGCTCTTCCGATATCGCTTCGATCCGAACGGAGGTGTGCAAAGGTCAATGAACGATATTTGGACTGCGTTGGTGCCCGACTCGACTGCCACGATCGACAAGCACTTTGATGCGATCATGGAGGACCTGCTGAGCAGCATTCTCGGCAAAGAGTGGCGCGTGCGGCAAGCGTGCTGTGCTGCGATCGCAGATCTCGTGCAGGGCAGATCGATCGAAAAGTACGAAGGCTACTTGGAACAAATTTGGACGCAGTGTTTCCGGGTCCTGGACGACATCAAAGAGTCGGTCCGTGCGGCTGCTGCTTCACTGGCGAGGACGCTTACGGGAGTCTTGACTAGAGCATTGGAAGCGGACCACAGCTCGACGAAGAATGCGTCGGCGATGTTGAAGCACGTCCTGCCTTTCCTTCTGTCGCCTTCCGGCATGGAGTCCAGCGCGAAAGAAGTCCAGATCTTCTCCGTTCGCACACTTCTCGAGATCATCAAGAAGGCCAACGGCGCCACGATCCGCCCCTTCATTCCTGAGCTTGTGGAGCGTCTGATCGGCCTGTTGAGTTCTCTCGAACCAGAAGAGGTCAATTACATCCATCTCAACGCCAGCAAGTACAATCTCACCGAGCAGAAGCTAGACGATATGCGTCTTTCTGCCGTCCGGAGCAGCCCTCTCACGGAAGCCATTGAGCGATGTCTCGATCTTCTGGACGATGATACCATGAAGCTGCTATGGCCGACACTCGAGAGTGCCATGAAGAATACCGTTGGATTGCCTTCGAAGGTGGGATCAAGTCGTGTGCTGGTCTCGCTTGCTACCCGGCGCATGGTGCTGTTCAAGCCGTATGCCGATGATGCATTGAGACTTATCGAAAAGCTGGTCATCGACCGTAACGATACTGTTGCAAGCTCatatgctgctgctgcgggcTATGTCGCTCGCGGCGCTTCCGACAAGCAAATTCTGCGATTGATCGGCTTCGCCAAGAAGTTGTACTTCGAATCCGAGGGAGATCGCGAGTCGGTCACACCGCGGAGAAGGTATGTCTTAACCCGTACACTACAACCTTCTCTTGGAGCCATCCCGCTAACCTGTTTTCTTCGCCTACAGTATCACCTCCGGCGAGATCATGCTGGCCTTTGCCAAACAAGCCTCCGACAAATTCAACGagttctccacctccgccctgCCCTTCGTCTTTGTCGCGAAACATGACTCGCACGAGCAAGTCAAAGAGCAATTCCAGGATACCTGGAACGAAAGCGTAGGTGGCTCACGCGCCGTGCAATTGTACCTAAATGAAATCCTCGAGTTGTGCGCCTCACACCTCGATTCTGCGCAGTGGACGCTGAAGCACACCGCTGCTCGGGCCGTGGCTGATGCAACGATCGCCGTGTCGGCATCTGAGGCTGAGATGTCAGATGCGACGGGCAAAGCGTTGTGGCCCGCGTTGGAGAAGGCGTTGGGCGGAAAGACGTGGGAGGGAAAGGAAGTGGTGCTCACTTCGTTTGTCAAATTCGTCGAGGCGGGAAAGAAATTCTACCTTGCGGACGAAAAGGTCAAGTCTGCAATCGTTAAGGTGGGTCTCGGGCGCGCTGATCGCATGATATTCCGAGTCCGTGGTCGCTAATCTTTGCTTCTCTAGATTGCTCTGCGCGAAGCGAAGCGTCAGAATTCCGCTTACCGACAGTATTCGGTCAAAGCTCTGGCAGGGGTTGCTCTGGCTCGCAGCGATGTCGATCTGAGCGACGATGTGCACGATGTCGTGGGTCCGATCCTCGCTGAGGCGGATGAAGTCGACGAAGATGCCATGGACATCGACGGGAAAGATGGGTCCAGTACGAGGAAGGCGGACGATATGTGAGTCCAACCCTCCCGGTCTTTGACATGTTGGGATTGATACTGACCAAATCGTAGCAAGCAAGCAACGACAGCCGCAGCAATTGATGCGCTGCTCGCTTCCGTCCCAGTTCCGCCCACTGCCTCGCCCGACGTTTCATCAAGATCGTTCGTCCGGGCCCTGCATACGGTGAACATCGCTCCGCAGACTGCTATTTCCCATCCGGCCAGTCTCCGCAGTCTCTACGATGGGCTGGCCGGTGTCTTTCGTCGCATCGTGGGCGAGAAGCCAAACGGATCGTTGACTGCCACAAAGAACGATGCAACATCGACTACCGCACCCACGACGACTTCGCCTTTTCCACTCAGAATCGCCGATCCTGCCGCTGCGGAGTTCCACTCCCTACTCTTCGGTCCGGTCTCAGCTGGCGCCATCGAGACGGTGCGGTCGAGTCGAGCACAAGCTCTTGTTGCCATTTCACGGTCAGGCTTGTTCGCGAGCAGCACAGGAGGAGGTGACCACACGAATCAGATGAGCAAGAATTCTTTCCGTGAGAGCGTGCGCGGCTTGCTGGTCGGTGAGATCTCTGTGGGTGTGAAGGAGAAGCTGAAGGATGTGGTTACTCGGCTGGACTGACATGTGCCATGAGCGCGCTGCTTGAGCAGTTGAGCAGTATATACACACTGGTACAGCGAGGCAATCATTGGGCACTGCCCACTTTCTTCAGCACGATTCGCAGCGCGTTTAATGACCAGGCGCTCGAGTGAGAGACTCCATAGCACCTACACTTACTGTACGCAAATCCAAATCGAGAGCATCAAGAGCGGACGACGTCAAACAATGGAACTTCCACTTCGCGCCTCTCTCCACCTTGCGGACTCCAAACAGCAAACAGGAAGTCTCCCAGACCATAACGATGTTGTGGCGTTCCTGGCGTTCCGCCGGCAGGTCGTCGGCGAGATGATGCAACCAACAACCAGAACAACCAGAACGACAGGAACGAGCACGATGGTCATGTTTCGGAGGTGCCATCTGCCGTACCCGCTTGTGAACTTACCATGATGACGGGACGCACTTGTGCTTGTCTCCGGGACACTTCTTTTCGGACCGACGACGTGGCTGCCAGGCTCTTGAATCTTCGCAACGCTGTCAAACTTCGCTCACACACGAGGTACATTGTAAGATGTACTCGGAGATGAACACAGTGCCTCCTACTGGACTTGATCTTGGCACAACGCGTGCTGAGTGTATTCGTGAAGAGATCGATTAGATGCGGTGCCCAGACTGAAgggtgttgtggatcatcagactgaccattagtgaagtgcacataactagtgccaaggcattcctacacacagatagctgaagtaagaatctcacacttgagattctctctgcataacaatatatacctgctaatcagAGGTCCTCTTccacttagcttaagtctaattacaacaggttataagcccggcgtaactactgcatacttaaggaagaattgtctgttctaagcgcagctactagaaccttactgtACACTgtttagacagttaactagcgagccgagaaagagctagttacaataacagccgcaatgcaggctaataagtttaagactgcgaaggagaataaagtcctaagaaagggaagcaacttctcagactagttaaggatgcttaaagcagcccttatagacaaggaggtattaggctatgtcttttataacattccctagtgccctgcctaactaaagctaggaattgaagttagatatccctctctactaactaaggagagtactgctttatcctcctaggctctaactccttcctaaaaagaaggaggggacactctagtaacagaacctattctaactagtagactaagactaactcctctctaagtctggCACAAGTATAACCTGATTGCATACGGGattattagcaaaaggattaactaatctctaaggcctaactttagggatatagagaagacagctaaggaactgTATAATACTGTTGCAGCCACCTACAGGCCTGttgtaactataaacatttataacagcctaaggattcttagaattagcaacattaagatctaaggaacaaacacttagaagtactgtaaggacttctagaagtagcattacaagtacatctctgtaacagaacaatactctaggtctaagagcattctagtcttaaagcttacctttagtgATAAGCAGATCAGGctattctttatctagggcctctactatctagaatacctaagaagctagagacaatcctattatatcAAGAAtacaactcttaaagagctaattaccttattaattaaggaacctcctctacagatatagaggacagtaggaggatttaggggtgctgcagtagataataatcagtgtactaagtgtacctattatatctatataaatgcagattgctttaagaagcaccctaataaggccctaaagtcctaggtacatagaggaagaggaggatctgacaaggacaagaagaagtcctaagacaagagtaagagatataacaagaagggaggaaagggtgctgtagcaattaagcctatctcctcttctaatgcaggcttaggctctaatttagacagcttatttgcaggagcagcaattgctgccgctagaatacaaaggagtaacactattgTCTGGGATTCTGGTATATTATACcacttctttaacaacaagtcctagttcttagaccttaaacccctagaaaccctaatcaggttctcttaagctattagacaaagcataGTTACacacttaggaagtgtaaggattataataaagtacaaggggaataagttaaatattaccttgcaagatgtgttatactctcctaactctaattacaaccttatcttagcagagactctctagctaaagtgcaaggtctacctggacaggctatctttatgcattctgaggaataataagaagataggcaaggtttagtctacttataatgttctgATCCTCTAGAATgtaactgtctctctccctaaggggagtactaaagttgcttctacaactaatagGAACATGTCCtgtctagcctttgctatgcctaaggctgacataacaagatagcactagagactaggctatgtagggaacaagattcttagtgcaacaaaggcttaagtccAAGGACTTGAGCAGATTAacacatctacacttaagcactataagctatgcaagcttgcaaggttacagagagtagtgttaagaactccaagactaacaccttaatccttattagataaggtctacattaatattataggactaatctttctactagacatctttagatgcaagtatatccttataattactaatgcaaagttaagaaggagataggctatcttct contains:
- the CYP-74 gene encoding ERG11, lanosterol 14-alpha-demethylase (Lanosterol 14-alpha-demethylase, catalyzes the C-14 demethylation of lanosterol to form 4,4''-dimethyl cholesta-8,14,24-triene-3-beta-ol in the ergosterol biosynthesis pathway; target for azole fungicides), with translation MGLLQEVLAQFDAQFGQTSLWKLVGLGFLAFSTLAILLNVLSQLLFRGKLSDPPLVFHWVPFIGSTITYGIDPYKFFFSCREKYGDVFTFILLGKKTTVCLGTKGNDFILNGKLKDVNAEEIYSPLTTPVFGKDVVYDCPNSKLMEQKKFVKYGLTTSALQSYVTLIAAETRQFFDRNNPHKKFASTSGTIDLPPALAELTIYTASRSLQGKEVREGFDSSFADLYHYLDMGFTPINFMLPWAPLPQNRRRDYAQKKMSETYMSIIQKRRESKTGEHEEDMIHNLMQCKYKDGNAIPDKEIAHMMIALLMAGQHSSSATESWITLRLASRPDIQDELLQEQKDMLGVNADGSIKELTYANLSKLTLLNQVVKETLRIHAPIHSILRKVKSPMPIEGTAYVIPTTHTLLAAPGTTSRMDEHFPDCLHWEPHRWDESPSEKYKHLSPTTALGSIAEEKEDYGYGLVSKGAASPYLPFGAGRHRCIGEQFAYVQLQTITATMVRDFKFYNVDGSDNVVGTDYSSLFSRPLSPAVVKWERREEKEEKN